In a genomic window of Occallatibacter riparius:
- a CDS encoding magnesium transporter MgtE N-terminal domain-containing protein, producing MPPRITSRVSLTALLGTPVTDSQGHLKGKLKDIAVATGPDAGNVAGLVLKTRSGLCIVPSQEVMETPAGTLELRRPSALVPLKDDGNFIYLQQDLVDRQIIDIHGRKVVRVNDVELEWMGQGSAHLLRVTEVEVGVRGALRRIFKGMLPRTQIEKIAVRFTPKVIPWQFVDVIEVDPARRVKLRIEYERLADMHPSDLADILEDLSPAEREAVFQSLDEEVAADTLEEVDPKLQVSLLEKLDEEKIADIVEEMDPGAAADLLAELPEEQSDAILEEMEPEERQEVEELLEFDERSAAGSMTTEFVSVNENATVQDAVQALRSFDGDPESVTEIYLLGDRRLLKGAVPLARLIMAQPESRVAVLADARVLSCPADLSQNALAEMFDKYNLHALPVVNSQGRMVGVVQADHVISYLRERI from the coding sequence ATGCCGCCTCGTATTACATCCCGCGTCAGTCTCACGGCTCTTCTGGGCACGCCGGTGACGGATTCGCAGGGGCATCTGAAGGGGAAGCTCAAAGACATTGCGGTGGCGACCGGGCCCGATGCGGGCAACGTCGCCGGGCTGGTGCTGAAGACGCGCTCCGGGCTGTGCATTGTTCCTTCGCAAGAGGTGATGGAGACGCCCGCCGGCACCCTGGAACTGCGCAGGCCGAGCGCCCTGGTTCCGCTGAAGGACGACGGCAACTTCATCTACCTGCAGCAGGACCTGGTGGACCGCCAGATCATCGACATTCACGGGCGCAAGGTCGTCCGTGTGAACGACGTTGAGCTGGAGTGGATGGGGCAGGGTTCGGCCCATCTGCTGCGGGTGACCGAAGTGGAAGTTGGGGTCCGGGGCGCGCTGCGGCGGATCTTCAAGGGCATGCTGCCACGCACGCAGATCGAGAAGATTGCCGTACGTTTCACGCCCAAGGTCATCCCGTGGCAGTTCGTGGACGTGATCGAAGTCGATCCGGCGCGACGCGTAAAGCTCCGCATCGAGTACGAGCGCCTGGCCGACATGCATCCTTCGGATCTGGCCGATATCCTCGAAGACCTGTCGCCGGCAGAACGCGAGGCCGTGTTTCAGTCGCTGGATGAAGAAGTGGCGGCCGACACGCTGGAAGAGGTCGATCCCAAGCTGCAGGTTTCGCTTCTCGAAAAGCTGGACGAAGAGAAGATCGCCGACATTGTGGAGGAGATGGATCCGGGTGCGGCGGCCGATCTGCTGGCCGAGCTGCCGGAAGAGCAGTCAGACGCCATTCTCGAAGAGATGGAGCCGGAGGAGCGGCAGGAGGTCGAAGAGCTCCTGGAGTTCGACGAGCGGTCGGCGGCTGGGAGCATGACCACCGAATTCGTCTCGGTGAACGAGAATGCCACAGTGCAGGACGCGGTGCAGGCGCTGCGCAGTTTCGACGGCGATCCGGAATCGGTGACGGAGATTTATCTGCTGGGCGATCGGCGGCTCCTGAAGGGCGCGGTGCCGCTGGCGCGGCTCATCATGGCGCAGCCGGAGTCTCGTGTGGCAGTGCTCGCCGATGCGCGCGTGCTCTCATGCCCGGCGGATCTCAGCCAGAATGCGCTGGCGGAGATGTTCGACAAGTACAACCTGCACGCCCTGCCTGTGGTGAACTCGCAGGGGCGTATGGTGGGCGTGGTCCAGGCCGATCACGTGATCAGCTACCTACGGGAACGCATCTAA
- the scpB gene encoding methylmalonyl-CoA decarboxylase: protein MQATVTLVEAVIAGGIGTITLNHPEKKNCLSEALICDLCAALEEMWRHEARAVILRAPAGSQVFSAGHDVRELPTHGRDPLTYNDPLRRAVRAIELFPAPVIAMVEGSVWGGACELVMSCDLIVASDDCTFAMTVAKMGVPYNISGVQNLMNTCGMPLCKEMLFTAQPMPVKRLAHQGIVSHAVPRARLETVTRSIAEQIVKNSPLVISLLKEELRLLSASHNLGPETFERVQAMRRRIYDSADYQEGIHAFFERRSPQFEGK, encoded by the coding sequence ATGCAAGCTACGGTGACATTGGTGGAAGCGGTTATCGCTGGCGGAATTGGCACGATCACCCTGAATCATCCGGAGAAAAAGAATTGCCTGAGCGAGGCGCTGATCTGCGATCTGTGCGCGGCGCTGGAAGAGATGTGGCGGCATGAGGCCAGGGCAGTGATCCTGCGCGCGCCTGCTGGGTCTCAAGTCTTCTCGGCGGGCCACGATGTGCGGGAACTGCCTACGCACGGACGTGATCCGCTCACGTACAACGATCCGTTGCGGCGAGCCGTGCGCGCGATCGAGCTGTTCCCGGCGCCGGTGATCGCGATGGTGGAGGGCAGTGTGTGGGGCGGCGCCTGCGAGCTGGTGATGAGCTGCGATCTCATTGTGGCGAGCGATGACTGCACATTCGCGATGACAGTAGCCAAGATGGGCGTGCCTTACAACATATCGGGTGTGCAGAACCTGATGAATACCTGCGGTATGCCGCTGTGCAAGGAGATGCTGTTTACCGCGCAGCCCATGCCCGTAAAGCGGCTGGCGCACCAGGGCATTGTGAGCCACGCCGTGCCCCGCGCGCGATTGGAAACGGTGACGCGGAGCATCGCCGAGCAGATCGTGAAGAATTCGCCGCTGGTAATCTCGCTGCTGAAAGAAGAACTGCGGCTGCTCTCCGCATCGCACAACCTGGGGCCGGAGACATTCGAACGCGTGCAGGCCATGCGGCGTCGCATTTACGACAGCGCCGATTACCAGGAAGGCATTCACGCGTTCTTCGAGAGGCGCTCGCCGCAGTTCGAGGGTAAATAG
- a CDS encoding lactate racemase domain-containing protein produces MSLYCGVGGVDRELGEGELRELLTAALGRMGLRQRVLAVPPDLTRIHSQAGVLTRMAYQYYGDRLAAVLPALGTHVPLRPEQITHMFGDVPQERFLVHNWRTDIETLGEVPAEYIREQSEGKLNYAWPAQVNKHIAHGGFDLILSIGQVVPHEVIGMANYNKNILVGTGGREGINRSHYLGAVYGMERIMGRAENPVRNVLNYAADRFLKHLPIVYVHTVVGRRDDGELAVRGLYIGDDQECFLRAAELSVQVNFEHLDEPIRKAVVYLDPHEFHSTWLGNKAVYRTRMALADGGELIILAPGVREFGEDKRIDELIRKYGYRGTPATLAAVRDNPDLASDLSAAAHLIHGSSEGRFRITYCPGGLSREEIEGVGFEYGDLAEMMRKYDPAKLQHGYNRVDGEDFFFIAHPGLGLWAHKSRLSQ; encoded by the coding sequence GTGAGCCTTTACTGCGGAGTTGGCGGCGTTGACAGGGAACTAGGCGAGGGAGAGCTGCGGGAGCTGCTGACCGCAGCGCTGGGGAGGATGGGTCTGCGGCAGCGGGTGCTGGCGGTGCCCCCGGACTTGACGCGTATTCACTCGCAGGCTGGGGTGCTGACCCGAATGGCCTATCAATACTATGGCGACCGGCTGGCGGCGGTGCTGCCGGCGCTGGGCACGCATGTCCCATTGAGGCCGGAGCAGATTACGCACATGTTCGGCGACGTGCCGCAGGAACGGTTCCTGGTGCACAACTGGCGCACGGATATCGAAACGCTGGGCGAGGTTCCGGCGGAGTATATTCGCGAGCAGAGCGAGGGCAAGCTCAATTACGCATGGCCGGCGCAGGTGAACAAGCACATTGCGCACGGCGGGTTCGACTTGATCCTGTCGATTGGGCAAGTGGTGCCGCACGAAGTGATCGGGATGGCGAACTACAACAAGAACATCCTGGTGGGCACGGGCGGACGCGAAGGGATCAACCGCAGCCATTACCTGGGCGCGGTGTATGGCATGGAACGCATCATGGGCCGGGCAGAGAACCCCGTGCGCAACGTGCTGAACTATGCGGCGGACCGGTTCCTGAAGCATTTGCCGATTGTGTATGTGCACACGGTGGTGGGGCGGCGGGACGATGGCGAACTGGCTGTGCGCGGGCTCTATATTGGCGATGACCAGGAGTGCTTTCTGCGGGCGGCCGAGCTGAGCGTGCAGGTGAATTTCGAGCATCTGGATGAGCCGATCAGGAAAGCTGTGGTGTACCTCGATCCGCACGAATTCCATTCGACGTGGCTGGGGAACAAGGCGGTGTATCGAACGCGCATGGCGCTTGCAGACGGCGGGGAACTGATCATTCTTGCGCCGGGAGTGCGCGAGTTCGGCGAGGACAAGCGCATCGATGAGTTGATTCGGAAATATGGGTACCGTGGGACTCCGGCGACGCTGGCGGCGGTACGGGATAACCCCGATCTGGCGAGCGATCTGAGCGCGGCAGCGCATCTGATTCATGGCTCGTCGGAGGGGCGGTTCCGGATTACGTATTGTCCGGGTGGGTTGAGCAGGGAAGAGATCGAGGGCGTGGGATTCGAATACGGCGACCTGGCGGAGATGATGCGGAAGTACGATCCGGCGAAGTTACAGCATGGGTATAACCGTGTGGATGGGGAGGATTTTTTCTTTATTGCGCATCCGGGACTGGGGCTTTGGGCGCATAAGTCGCGGTTGAGTCAGTAA
- a CDS encoding putative toxin-antitoxin system toxin component, PIN family → MLALRLVVDTNVVVSAALKPDGLERTAFLIAITKPARFYVSEPILKEYGDVMARPWLGIRRGARLQLLDTIRNRAIMIAPRIHLAVSNDPGDNKFVECADAARADYLITGNRRHFPQYWKSTKVITAREFLELASPHLLP, encoded by the coding sequence ATGCTGGCGCTTCGGCTGGTGGTGGACACGAATGTTGTGGTTTCGGCAGCACTGAAGCCGGATGGCCTGGAGCGCACAGCTTTTCTGATCGCCATTACGAAACCCGCTCGTTTCTATGTCTCTGAACCCATCCTCAAAGAATATGGCGACGTGATGGCGCGGCCCTGGCTGGGTATCCGGCGGGGAGCGCGATTGCAGCTGCTGGATACGATTCGGAATCGAGCGATCATGATCGCTCCGCGCATTCATCTCGCAGTCAGCAATGATCCGGGTGATAACAAATTCGTGGAGTGCGCCGATGCTGCGAGGGCCGATTACCTGATCACGGGCAACCGGCGGCACTTTCCGCAGTACTGGAAGTCGACGAAGGTGATCACGGCCAGAGAATTCCTAGAGCTGGCGTCGCCGCATCTGTTGCCGTGA
- a CDS encoding energy transducer TonB codes for MRNGLFVLALLVSALSLAAAQQSVKLEVAEPETVRVFKAGNGVTAPELLPTSFATADCATPLSGEIELATIIDVSGAPRNIMFVHPLGNDLDSLALSTLAAAPFQPGESNGSPVPVAESVSIKLDACPVQVQSGSPGATFLRVRSQPQLHLSPTEIYPGEVIYTNATLDLNGGIFRPGPDVTPPVMLPAAPIVEIGSGNTAKYSGEVMVTLIVDAFGMPMNVRVARPLGKGLDQKAIDAVRNARFKPAIFKGKQPVPVMITIAVQCRIY; via the coding sequence ATGCGCAACGGCCTTTTTGTTTTGGCGCTTCTAGTGTCGGCGCTTTCGCTCGCGGCCGCGCAGCAATCCGTCAAACTGGAAGTCGCAGAGCCTGAGACAGTCAGGGTCTTCAAAGCAGGTAATGGCGTCACGGCACCGGAGTTGCTCCCCACGAGCTTCGCAACCGCGGATTGCGCAACTCCGCTCTCCGGTGAAATCGAACTCGCCACGATCATCGACGTCTCAGGCGCGCCTCGCAACATCATGTTTGTGCACCCGCTCGGCAATGACCTCGACAGCCTCGCATTGAGCACGCTTGCCGCCGCACCCTTCCAACCCGGTGAATCGAATGGCTCACCAGTGCCGGTGGCGGAATCCGTCTCCATAAAGCTCGACGCCTGTCCGGTGCAGGTGCAGTCCGGCTCGCCCGGCGCAACGTTCCTTCGGGTCCGCTCACAGCCGCAACTGCACCTCTCACCGACTGAGATCTATCCGGGCGAGGTGATCTACACGAATGCTACCTTGGATCTAAACGGCGGCATATTCAGGCCGGGTCCAGACGTGACTCCCCCGGTCATGTTACCGGCCGCTCCCATCGTCGAGATTGGTTCCGGCAACACGGCCAAATACTCAGGCGAGGTGATGGTTACCCTGATCGTCGATGCCTTCGGCATGCCGATGAATGTCCGCGTGGCCCGCCCGCTCGGAAAAGGCCTAGATCAAAAGGCCATCGACGCAGTGCGCAATGCGAGATTCAAACCGGCTATCTTCAAAGGCAAGCAGCCGGTTCCCGTAATGATCACGATCGCAGTGCAATGCCGGATTTACTGA
- a CDS encoding FAD-dependent oxidoreductase: protein MEPEVLDTTCCVVGGGPAGVMLGYLLARRGVAVTVLEKHADFFRDFRGDTVHPSTLEVLRELGLLDEFLSLPHQQIKTARLHFGDENLGVADFSHLPATCRFVALMPQWDFLNFLTSHARNIPQFQLRMQHEVTNLLSSDDRITGVIAQNESREVHVRADLVVGCDGRHSITRKAAGLEVIEQGVPIDVLWFRISRKPDDPGEVLGNVNYGRALILINRSTYFQAGFIIPKGSYDDVRSEGLEAFRASIVRIVSYLSDRVHEIQSWDQVKILTVQINRLRRWYREGLLCIGDAAHAMSPAGGVGINLAIQDAVAAANILAEPLLAGRSGISTLAAVQRRRDLPTRITQGAQSLAHRGFSRIFAATGPMKAPWQIRVVTQIPGVQRLLGHAIGMGAQPEHVRPAPQQHPRRSRRSSFVPAAIGFAAAGVAIGFMAWRAVSRTQSASA, encoded by the coding sequence ATGGAACCTGAGGTCCTTGATACGACTTGTTGTGTCGTAGGCGGAGGCCCCGCCGGCGTCATGCTCGGCTATCTTCTCGCACGCCGCGGTGTCGCCGTCACCGTCCTCGAAAAGCATGCCGACTTTTTCCGCGACTTTCGGGGCGACACCGTCCATCCCTCCACGCTTGAAGTGCTGCGCGAGCTTGGGTTGCTCGACGAGTTCCTCAGCCTTCCGCACCAGCAAATCAAGACCGCCCGACTACACTTCGGCGACGAAAACCTCGGAGTGGCAGACTTCAGCCACCTGCCGGCCACATGCAGGTTTGTGGCGCTCATGCCGCAGTGGGACTTCCTCAACTTCCTGACCAGCCACGCTCGCAATATTCCGCAGTTCCAACTGCGGATGCAGCACGAGGTCACCAATCTGCTCAGCAGTGACGACCGGATCACAGGAGTCATAGCGCAAAACGAAAGCCGCGAGGTGCACGTGCGCGCCGATCTTGTGGTGGGCTGCGATGGACGCCACTCCATCACCCGCAAAGCAGCCGGACTCGAGGTCATCGAGCAGGGCGTTCCCATCGACGTGCTTTGGTTCCGCATCAGCCGCAAGCCAGACGATCCCGGCGAAGTCCTCGGAAACGTCAACTACGGCAGGGCCCTCATCCTCATCAATCGCTCCACCTACTTCCAGGCTGGCTTTATTATCCCCAAGGGTTCTTATGACGACGTCCGGTCAGAGGGGCTCGAAGCTTTCCGCGCCAGCATCGTCCGAATCGTTTCATACCTGTCCGATCGTGTCCACGAAATCCAGAGCTGGGATCAGGTCAAGATCCTCACCGTGCAGATCAACAGGCTCCGACGCTGGTACCGCGAAGGCCTGCTCTGCATCGGAGACGCCGCGCACGCGATGTCGCCCGCCGGTGGAGTCGGCATCAATCTGGCTATCCAGGACGCCGTCGCCGCCGCCAACATCCTGGCAGAACCGCTGCTCGCGGGCCGTTCCGGGATCTCCACACTGGCCGCAGTGCAGCGCCGCCGGGACCTTCCCACCCGGATCACGCAGGGGGCGCAATCGCTTGCGCATCGCGGATTCTCGCGCATCTTCGCTGCCACCGGCCCTATGAAGGCCCCCTGGCAGATCAGAGTAGTCACACAAATCCCTGGCGTGCAGCGACTGCTGGGCCATGCCATCGGAATGGGCGCCCAACCTGAGCACGTGCGTCCGGCGCCGCAACAACATCCGCGGCGCTCCCGCCGCTCATCCTTCGTCCCTGCAGCCATCGGCTTCGCCGCAGCCGGCGTCGCCATCGGCTTCATGGCCTGGAGGGCCGTCAGCCGCACACAGTCTGCTTCGGCCTGA
- a CDS encoding type II toxin-antitoxin system Phd/YefM family antitoxin, which translates to MAGSAAQKVRVISALNARANLGKLLNHLEQESESLVIEKRGTPRAVLMSLRDYVKMAAPEPEVLRLIGEESKRKGTDALSSRQIDQAIKATRNQKTR; encoded by the coding sequence ATGGCTGGATCAGCGGCGCAAAAAGTAAGGGTAATTTCGGCATTGAACGCGCGTGCGAACCTGGGCAAGCTCCTGAACCATCTGGAGCAGGAGTCGGAATCTCTCGTTATCGAAAAACGGGGAACTCCTCGGGCAGTACTGATGAGTTTGCGCGATTACGTGAAGATGGCAGCGCCGGAGCCTGAGGTGCTTCGCCTGATAGGTGAAGAATCGAAGCGCAAGGGGACAGATGCGCTAAGTTCTCGGCAGATAGACCAGGCAATCAAGGCAACACGGAATCAGAAGACGCGCTGA
- a CDS encoding STAS domain-containing protein → MALTISSREVDGVTVLDLNGRITLGEGSVQLREAVRDLISKGSKTILLNMGDVNYIDSSGLGELVSAFTTAKNQGASVKLLGLNKKVKDVLQLTKLYTVFDIYEDEASGIASFK, encoded by the coding sequence GTGGCACTTACTATTAGCTCCCGTGAAGTGGACGGCGTCACCGTTCTGGACCTCAACGGGCGGATTACCCTGGGCGAGGGCAGTGTGCAGTTGCGTGAGGCCGTTCGCGATCTGATCAGCAAGGGCTCCAAGACCATCCTGCTGAACATGGGTGACGTCAACTACATCGATAGCTCGGGACTGGGCGAATTGGTGAGCGCTTTCACCACGGCCAAGAATCAGGGCGCCAGCGTCAAGCTGCTCGGCCTCAATAAGAAGGTCAAGGACGTTCTGCAGCTGACCAAGCTCTATACCGTATTCGATATCTACGAGGATGAAGCCAGCGGCATCGCCTCGTTTAAGTAA
- a CDS encoding LemA family protein, protein MRRGSLVLLVVVGIIVIAGMFVYGSFKSAQNQMVQKQENVSSKWSDVDVNLQRRADLIPNLVETVKGFTKEENSVFADIANARAGLLSASTPQDKIRANGTLDSAFGRLLALTENYPQLRSSDQFMRLQDELSGTENRIAVSRRYYNQAVQDYNTFIGQFPNSIWANILGFHRNDAYFQASEASRTAPNVKF, encoded by the coding sequence ATGCGTCGAGGATCTTTGGTCCTTCTGGTCGTAGTCGGAATCATCGTGATTGCCGGGATGTTTGTTTACGGCAGCTTTAAGAGCGCGCAGAACCAGATGGTGCAGAAGCAGGAGAATGTCTCGTCGAAGTGGTCAGACGTGGACGTGAACCTGCAGCGCCGCGCCGATCTGATTCCCAACCTGGTGGAGACCGTGAAGGGCTTTACCAAGGAAGAGAACAGCGTGTTTGCCGATATCGCTAACGCGCGCGCCGGCCTGCTGAGCGCCAGCACGCCGCAAGACAAGATTCGCGCCAACGGAACGCTGGATTCGGCGTTTGGCCGTTTGCTGGCGCTGACCGAGAACTATCCGCAACTGCGGTCGAGCGATCAGTTCATGCGTCTGCAGGATGAGCTATCGGGGACGGAGAACCGGATTGCCGTTTCGCGCCGGTACTATAACCAGGCAGTGCAGGACTACAACACGTTCATCGGGCAGTTTCCCAACAGCATCTGGGCAAACATTCTGGGCTTCCATCGGAACGACGCGTATTTCCAGGCGAGCGAGGCGTCGCGTACGGCTCCGAATGTGAAGTTCTGA
- a CDS encoding ATP-binding protein, with amino-acid sequence MSEPIEARRTIRLTSTMESVSEIEGMAEKIANDAGLDEDATFHVTMAVREAAVNAVLHGNEYDPAKFVTFTFENTGKDLVFTLSDEGIGLDPAKLPDPRDPENLLRGTGRGIFLIRSMMDEVNFRQLHPGTELTLVKHLAAPASTS; translated from the coding sequence TTGAGCGAGCCGATTGAAGCACGGCGGACCATTCGCCTTACCTCCACCATGGAGAGCGTCAGCGAGATTGAGGGGATGGCGGAAAAGATCGCCAACGACGCTGGGCTGGATGAAGACGCCACCTTTCACGTGACCATGGCCGTACGCGAGGCGGCAGTCAACGCCGTACTGCACGGCAACGAATACGATCCTGCCAAGTTCGTTACCTTCACCTTCGAGAACACCGGCAAAGACCTGGTCTTCACCCTCTCTGACGAGGGCATCGGTCTCGACCCGGCCAAGCTGCCCGATCCTCGCGATCCTGAAAACCTTCTGCGCGGCACCGGCCGTGGCATCTTTCTCATCCGCTCCATGATGGATGAGGTAAACTTCCGTCAACTGCATCCTGGAACCGAGCTGACGCTGGTCAAGCACCTGGCGGCACCGGCTTCGACCAGCTAA
- a CDS encoding S9 family peptidase — protein MSTTSLPAPPVARKEPKETPLHGIVLTDDYAWLREKENPEVAEYLEAENAWAEAYMAPQAELRDQLYNEMLSHIKQTDISVSFRDGKYWYYSRTEEGKQYAIFCRKRGDEDGPHDSAHEEVLLDGNVMAEGRPFFAIGATDITDNGRWLAYTVDYTGFRQYTLFIKDLESGELLPGSVERVGSVVWAADDFNLFYTVEDEEQKRQFQFWRHMRGAPYAADYLVYQDDDERFNIGAGRTRDGEYIILESASHTTTECRVLCADEPEGEFRIILERQDEHEYYIDHRHGLWYIRTNDHGRNFRLVVCPVGREQRDHWMECIPHRENVMLEDVDLFDRFYIACEREGGLPRLRLWRFMRKTSIAESIGEIAFPEPAYSAHPHINRNFDTRTFRYAYQSLVTPSSVYEYDFGTGESLLLKQVEVPGGFDRTLYGSERIHATASDGTQVPISIVYRKDKRQTDKNPLYVYGYGSYGYALPLGFGSNRLSLMDRGIVIAYAHIRGGGDLGKTWHDAGKMLVKRNTFTDFIAAVEHLTANGYGDPARVAIEGGSAGGLLMGAVVNLRPDLFRAVVSHVPFVDVMNTMLDATLPLTVPEYEEWGNPNEEQYFNYMLSYSPYDNLKAARYPSMLVKTSLHDSQVMYWEPAKYVAKLRTLKTDNNPLLLVTNMKAGHGGASGRYDYLKEIAFDYAFLLKELGML, from the coding sequence ATGAGCACTACCAGTCTTCCCGCCCCTCCCGTCGCCCGCAAGGAACCAAAGGAAACTCCTCTGCACGGTATCGTCCTCACCGATGACTACGCGTGGCTCCGCGAGAAGGAGAACCCCGAGGTCGCCGAGTATCTCGAAGCCGAAAACGCCTGGGCCGAAGCCTACATGGCGCCGCAGGCGGAGCTGCGCGATCAGCTCTACAACGAGATGCTCAGCCACATCAAGCAGACTGACATCTCCGTTTCCTTCCGCGACGGCAAGTACTGGTACTACTCGCGTACCGAAGAGGGCAAGCAATACGCTATCTTCTGCCGCAAACGCGGCGATGAGGACGGCCCGCACGACAGCGCACACGAAGAAGTCCTCCTCGACGGCAACGTCATGGCTGAAGGTCGTCCGTTCTTCGCCATTGGCGCAACCGATATCACCGATAACGGCCGCTGGCTCGCCTACACCGTTGACTACACCGGCTTCCGCCAGTACACGCTCTTCATCAAGGATCTCGAATCCGGCGAACTGCTGCCCGGCTCCGTCGAGCGCGTCGGCTCGGTCGTCTGGGCCGCCGACGACTTCAACCTCTTCTACACCGTCGAAGACGAGGAGCAGAAGCGCCAGTTCCAGTTCTGGCGTCACATGCGCGGCGCGCCCTATGCGGCCGACTACCTCGTCTACCAGGACGACGACGAGCGCTTCAACATCGGCGCCGGCCGCACCCGCGATGGCGAATACATCATCCTGGAATCAGCCAGCCACACCACTACCGAGTGCCGGGTCCTCTGCGCGGACGAGCCCGAAGGCGAGTTCCGCATCATCCTGGAGCGCCAGGACGAGCACGAATACTACATCGATCATCGCCACGGCCTCTGGTACATCCGCACCAACGACCATGGCCGCAACTTCCGCCTCGTCGTCTGCCCAGTGGGCCGCGAGCAGCGTGATCACTGGATGGAGTGCATTCCGCACCGCGAGAACGTGATGCTCGAAGATGTCGATCTCTTCGACCGCTTCTACATCGCCTGCGAGCGCGAAGGCGGCCTGCCGCGCCTGCGGCTCTGGCGCTTCATGCGCAAAACATCCATCGCCGAGAGCATCGGTGAAATTGCCTTCCCCGAGCCGGCCTACAGCGCGCACCCGCACATCAATCGCAACTTCGACACCCGCACCTTCCGCTACGCTTATCAGTCGCTCGTCACGCCCAGCTCCGTGTACGAATACGACTTCGGCACCGGCGAGTCGCTGCTACTCAAGCAGGTTGAAGTGCCCGGTGGATTCGACCGCACTCTCTACGGCAGCGAGCGCATCCATGCCACTGCGTCGGACGGCACCCAGGTCCCCATCTCCATCGTCTACCGCAAAGACAAGCGGCAGACTGATAAGAACCCCCTCTACGTCTACGGCTACGGCTCTTACGGATACGCGCTCCCACTAGGCTTTGGCTCTAATCGCCTCAGCCTCATGGACCGCGGCATCGTTATCGCATACGCACACATCCGCGGAGGCGGTGATCTCGGCAAAACCTGGCATGACGCCGGCAAGATGCTCGTCAAGCGCAACACCTTCACCGACTTCATCGCCGCCGTCGAACATCTCACTGCGAATGGTTACGGCGATCCCGCGCGCGTGGCTATCGAAGGCGGCTCGGCCGGCGGACTGCTAATGGGCGCCGTCGTCAATCTGCGCCCCGATCTCTTCCGCGCCGTCGTCTCGCACGTGCCCTTCGTCGATGTCATGAACACGATGCTCGACGCGACCCTGCCCCTCACCGTTCCCGAGTACGAAGAATGGGGCAATCCGAACGAAGAGCAGTATTTCAACTACATGCTGAGTTACTCGCCCTACGACAACCTGAAGGCGGCGAGATACCCATCGATGTTAGTCAAGACCAGCCTGCACGACAGCCAGGTCATGTACTGGGAACCGGCCAAGTACGTCGCGAAACTCCGCACCCTGAAGACCGACAACAATCCCCTGCTCCTCGTCACCAACATGAAGGCGGGCCACGGCGGCGCCAGCGGCCGCTACGACTACCTCAAGGAGATCGCCTTCGACTACGCCTTCCTGCTGAAGGAACTCGGAATGCTGTGA
- a CDS encoding TPM domain-containing protein, giving the protein MNSSYRDIAKGLRLVIVATLLFATAVLRAERPEDLPLPTDYVSDFAHVLSPDAVTRLDQYCKQLDTQAKAKIAVVTVKSLDGQDSADWSNALETHWKMGSKSAGGDRLVLILLAVNDHKRRIDVGYGLEGILPDGKVGDIGREMVPYLRQNNFDAAMMTAVKHVGQVIADDAKVTLEDSGDEWQLPQPQQQQHRRVHHGNPLGGFILLIILLVIFGGGSIFRLLFGWGLLSALFGGGRGIGGGGWGGGGFGGFGGGGGDSGGGGGFGGFGGDGGGFGGGGAGGDW; this is encoded by the coding sequence ATGAACTCCTCTTATCGCGATATTGCGAAAGGGTTGCGACTGGTCATCGTCGCGACCCTGCTTTTTGCCACCGCGGTGCTTCGCGCCGAGCGGCCGGAAGACCTGCCCCTTCCCACGGACTATGTGAGCGACTTCGCCCATGTGCTTTCGCCCGATGCTGTTACGCGTCTCGATCAGTATTGTAAGCAGCTCGATACGCAGGCCAAGGCGAAGATTGCTGTGGTGACTGTGAAGTCGCTGGACGGGCAAGACTCCGCCGACTGGTCGAATGCGCTGGAAACCCACTGGAAGATGGGGAGCAAGAGCGCCGGCGGTGACCGACTGGTATTGATCCTGCTCGCGGTGAACGACCACAAGCGGCGCATTGACGTCGGGTATGGGCTGGAAGGCATTCTGCCTGACGGAAAAGTCGGCGATATCGGCCGGGAGATGGTGCCGTACCTGCGACAGAACAACTTTGATGCCGCAATGATGACGGCAGTGAAGCACGTGGGGCAGGTTATTGCCGACGACGCAAAGGTGACGCTGGAGGACTCGGGCGACGAGTGGCAGTTGCCGCAACCTCAGCAACAGCAGCATCGCCGAGTGCATCACGGGAATCCACTAGGTGGATTCATTTTGCTGATCATCCTGCTGGTGATTTTCGGCGGCGGGTCGATCTTCCGGCTGCTCTTCGGCTGGGGCCTGCTTTCGGCGCTGTTCGGCGGCGGCCGCGGCATTGGTGGCGGAGGCTGGGGTGGAGGCGGTTTTGGCGGCTTCGGCGGTGGAGGTGGAGACAGCGGCGGCGGCGGTGGTTTTGGCGGGTTTGGCGGCGACGGCGGCGGGTTTGGCGGTGGCGGAGCCGGCGGAGACTGGTAA